In Phyllopteryx taeniolatus isolate TA_2022b chromosome 1, UOR_Ptae_1.2, whole genome shotgun sequence, the following proteins share a genomic window:
- the fam43b gene encoding protein FAM43B, translated as MLPWRRNKFVLVEDENKMKAKSLGTGLTYHAILSSLMRSCPDLLPDCPFDWVGSIFHTKRQKVELNREEPVYNVRYLGSVVTITAKGEGCTQEAVAKIWAKSNYGEQNVKMRLTVGPQGIRMSADKSGNKSPIHLYSLSRITYCTADPCRPKILAWIYRHQIKNMAIVLRCHAVLVNKPEKAQAITQSFYLHVTSAFSEFKRLKRQSDFRHCQQQLLGEEAVPLMPLRRLLNGQCHYRSPANTPGSATRLCSITEEEEDDDNSDNEKAGVEQPSEMVPKRKQKVLTTNTDPTQLLSQLDLGDIARLEQCQINFVSESNNHTFTFITSLV; from the coding sequence ATGCTACCCTGGAGGAGGAATAAGTTTGTTCTGGTGGAGGATGAGAACAAAATGAAAGCCAAGAGTCTGGGCACTGGACTGACCTATCACGCCATCCTCTCCTCTTTGATGCGCTCCTGTCCTGACCTGCTGCCTGACTGCCCCTTCGATTGGGTGGGAAGCATCTTCCATACCAAACGACAAAAGGTGGAACTAAACAGAGAGGAGCCTGTTTACAATGTGCGCTACCTAGGAAGTGTGGTCACCATCACAGCAAAGGGGGAAGGATGCACCCAGGAAGCTGTGGCCAAGATCTGGGCAAAAAGCAACTACGGGGAGCAGAACGTCAAAATGAGGTTGACTGTGGGACCGCAAGGCATCCGCATGAGTGCTGACAAATCTGGGAATAAAAGTCCCATTCATCTTTACTCTCTGAGCAGGATCACCTACTGTACAGCGGACCCGTGTCGGCCCAAGATCCTGGCCTGGATCTACAGGCACCAGATTAAGAATATGGCTATCGTCCTTCGTTGCCACGCCGTCTTAGTGAACAAGCCAGAGAAAGCCCAAGCCATCACGCAGAGCTTCTATCTGCATGTCACCTCTGCATTCAGTGAGTTTAAACGTCTGAAGCGGCAGAGTGACTTCCGGCACTGTCAGCAGCAGCTGTTGGGGGAGGAGGCGGTTCCCCTGATGCCCCTGAGGAGGCTGCTGAATGGGCAGTGCCACTACAGGTCACCCGCCAACACCCCTGGGAGCGCTACCCGTCTCTGCTCCATcacggaggaagaggaggatgacgaCAACAGCGACAATGAGAAGGCCGGAGTGGAGCAACCCTCGGAGATGGTGCCCAAAAGGAAGCAAAAGGTTTTAACGACAAACACAGACCCGACTCAGTTACTGTCCCAGTTGGACCTTGGGGATATTGCTCGACTGGAGCAGTGCCAAATCAACTTTGTCAGTGAGAGCAATAACCACACGTTCACATTTATAACCTCGCTGGTGTAA